Proteins found in one Quercus robur chromosome 2, dhQueRobu3.1, whole genome shotgun sequence genomic segment:
- the LOC126704124 gene encoding zinc finger BED domain-containing protein RICESLEEPER 3-like codes for MTSSENNGSSNPSITPIGNQQSPMMVDEDNTTPCSTSLDRPEDAQAQPNNEIIEERGRLKSVVWNHFKKRKVDGKDKAKCNYCTRLLVGGSKNGTKHLHDHIKICPRKKFKNNRDMKQKILVRDQHNVDSMASVNAYHFDQDESRKELARMIILHEYPLSIVDHIGFRRYSTSLQPLFKMVCRNTIKDIMSIYDHEREKSMHEIEKNRSKIAITTNMWTSQNKKFIYVSSPHTKEVFYDVLLQTLLEWNIDRKLSTMTVDNCSTNDAVINIILDKLQRSTLVMRGSMLHMRCAAHVLNLIVQDGLNVIGSCIEKVHESVGFWTGSTKRRQRFTDTARQLHVECTKELDLDCKTRWNSTYLMLSTAIEY; via the exons atgactTCAAGTGAAAACAATGGTAGCTCCAATCCATCTATCACACCCATTGGCAACCAACAATCTCCAATGATGGTAGATGAAGATAATACGACTCCTTGTTCAACTTCGTTGGATAGGCCAGAAGATGCCCAAGCCCAACCTAACAATGAGATAATTGAGGAACGAGGGAGGTTGAAATCAGTTGTGTggaatcattttaagaaaaggAAAGTTGATGGGAAAGACAAAGCTAAGTGCAACTATTGTACAAGATTACTTGTAGGGGGGTCTAAAAATGGTACTAAACATTTGCATGAccacataaaaatatgtcctaGGAAAAAGTTTAAGAACAATAGGgatatgaaacaaaaaattttggtgaGGGATCAACATAATGTGGACTCAATGGCAAGTGTGAATGCTTATCATTTTGATCAAGATGAATCAAGAAAAGAACTCGCACGTATGATCATCTTGCATGAGTATCCCCTTTCTATAGTTGATCACATTGGCTTTAGAAGATATTCAACTTCTCTTCAACCATTGTTCAAGATGGTTTGTAGGAACACAATCAAGGACATTATGAGCATCTATGATCATGAAAGGGAGAAATCAATGCATGAAATAGAAAAGAATCGAAGTAAAATTGCTATTACCACTAATATGTGGActtcacaaaacaaaaa gTTTATTTATGTGTCATCTCCACATACAAAGGAAGTGTTTTATGATGTCCTTTTACAAACCTTGTTGGAATGGAACATTGATAGGAAGTTATCTACTATGACAGTGGACAATTGTAGTACCAATGATGCAGTTATAAATATTATACTAGACAAGCTTCAACGTAGTACCCTTGTTATGCGTGGATCAATGTTGCATATGCGTTGTGCAGCACATGTTCTTAATTTGATTGTTCAGGATGGTTTGAATGTTATTGGATCATGCATTGAGAAGGTTCATGAGAGTGTGGGATTTTGGACTGGATCAACAAAAAGAAGGCAACGATTTACAGATACGGCTCGACAATTACATGTTGAATGTACCAAAGAACTAGACCTTGATTGTAAGACTCGCTGGAACTCTACCTATCTTATGCTTTCTACTGCTATAGAGTATTGA